A region of Pasteurellaceae bacterium Orientalotternb1 DNA encodes the following proteins:
- a CDS encoding nucleotidyltransferase: MEDIRWQQRFENYKKAVAYLTDEVDKYVNTDLDVIKKGVIQSFEIAHELAWKVMQDYLKYQGFSELGGPRNITRIAFQNELIIDGDNWIEMLNSRNATVHTYDADILTKTFRQVTQIYLPLFIEFEQRMIHLWKNSA, encoded by the coding sequence ATGGAAGATATTCGCTGGCAACAACGCTTTGAAAATTACAAAAAAGCCGTAGCGTATTTAACCGATGAAGTGGACAAATATGTGAATACTGATCTTGATGTGATTAAAAAAGGTGTGATCCAAAGTTTTGAGATCGCTCACGAATTGGCGTGGAAAGTAATGCAGGATTACTTGAAATATCAAGGTTTTTCCGAATTAGGTGGTCCACGAAATATTACCCGTATTGCGTTTCAAAATGAGCTGATTATTGATGGTGATAATTGGATAGAAATGTTAAATAGCCGCAATGCGACAGTACATACTTACGATGCGGATATTTTAACGAAAACGTTTCGTCAAGTTACCCAAATCTATCTTCCACTTTTTATTGAATTTGAACAGAGAATGATCCATTTATGGAAAAATTCGGCTTAA
- a CDS encoding tautomerase, with protein MPYVNIKVTGGSEAPTAEQKAELIQGVTELLQRVLNKNPETTVVVIDEIPMENWGIGGKTVTERRKQK; from the coding sequence ATGCCTTACGTCAATATCAAAGTAACAGGCGGAAGTGAAGCCCCAACGGCGGAGCAAAAAGCAGAGTTAATTCAAGGGGTTACCGAATTATTGCAACGTGTGTTAAATAAAAATCCAGAAACGACCGTGGTGGTAATCGATGAAATTCCAATGGAAAATTGGGGCATTGGTGGCAAAACAGTCACAGAACGGCGTAAGCAGAAGTAG
- a CDS encoding thiamine biosynthesis protein ApbE translates to MKMKSLSTWLLSAVFALLLAACEKEPQQVTLEGKTMGTTYHVKYIDDGLVDNLPNSEKIQQQIDALLKEVNSQMSTYQKDSQISAFNGYRQVNSLFTVSPDFAYVVEEAIRLNKITEGALDITIGPLVNLWGFGPDKRLNKEPTAEQIAERAKSVGIDKLSVVKSDHQYGLIKQEPNLYIDLSSIAKGFGVDKVARHLETLGLHHYLVEIGGELRGKGKNLHGKPWQIAIEKPTFAQGQAIETIVPLDNKGFATSGNYRNYFEDEHGNRLSHIIDPKQLKPIQHNLASITVVADTSMTADGLSTGLFVLGPEKALEVAEREKLAIFMIIKNGQGYETKMSSEFDKLTK, encoded by the coding sequence GTGAAAATGAAAAGCTTATCCACTTGGCTTCTTTCTGCCGTATTTGCATTGTTACTGGCTGCTTGTGAAAAAGAGCCACAGCAAGTCACCTTAGAAGGTAAGACAATGGGAACAACTTACCATGTGAAATATATTGATGATGGTCTCGTTGATAATTTACCTAACTCAGAAAAGATTCAACAACAAATTGATGCACTTTTGAAAGAAGTGAATAGTCAAATGTCGACTTACCAAAAAGATTCACAGATTTCAGCCTTTAATGGCTACCGTCAGGTAAATTCACTTTTCACTGTTTCTCCTGATTTTGCATATGTTGTTGAAGAAGCTATTCGGTTAAATAAAATCACAGAAGGTGCTTTGGATATTACCATTGGACCACTTGTGAATTTGTGGGGATTCGGTCCAGATAAACGATTAAATAAAGAACCAACGGCAGAGCAAATCGCAGAGCGAGCGAAGTCTGTTGGCATTGATAAACTCTCGGTCGTAAAATCAGATCATCAATATGGCTTAATCAAGCAAGAACCGAATTTATACATCGATCTTTCTTCAATTGCCAAAGGCTTTGGTGTGGATAAAGTAGCTAGACACTTAGAAACCTTGGGCTTACATCACTATTTAGTGGAAATTGGCGGTGAACTGCGTGGTAAAGGCAAAAATCTTCACGGTAAACCATGGCAAATTGCGATTGAGAAACCAACTTTTGCTCAAGGTCAAGCCATTGAGACGATAGTTCCATTGGATAATAAAGGCTTTGCGACATCGGGTAATTATCGTAATTATTTTGAAGACGAACACGGAAATCGCTTGTCTCATATTATTGATCCTAAACAACTCAAACCAATTCAACATAACTTAGCTTCCATTACCGTTGTTGCAGATACATCAATGACAGCAGATGGTTTATCGACAGGCTTGTTTGTGCTGGGGCCTGAAAAGGCTTTGGAAGTGGCAGAGCGTGAGAAATTGGCGATTTTTATGATCATTAAAAATGGTCAGGGTTATGAAACCAAAATGTCGAGCGAGTTTGACAAACTCACGAAATAG
- a CDS encoding NADH:ubiquinone reductase (Na(+)-transporting) subunit F, whose protein sequence is MDNFIFGIVVFTALVLVLAVFILFAKSKLVDSGDITISINDDPSKAITLPAGGKLLGALASKGIFVSSACGGGGSCGQCLVKVKSGGGEILPTELSHITKREAKEGYRLACQVNVKGSMDVELPEEIFGVKKWECTVISNDNKATFIKELKLQIPEGEEVPFRAGGYIQIEAPAHVVKYEDYKELIDKEYHEDWDKFNLWRYVSKVDEPIVRAYSMASYPEEKGIIMLNVRIATPPPNNPNVPPGQMSSYIWSLKPGDKVTISGPFGEFFAKDTDAEMVFIGGGAGMAPMRSHIFDQLKRLKSKRKMSFWYGARSKREMFYVEDFDGLAAENDNFVWHVALSDPQPGDNWDGYTGFIHNVLYENYLKDHEAPEDCEYYMCGPPIMNASVIKMLKDLGVEDENILLDDFGG, encoded by the coding sequence ATGGATAATTTTATTTTCGGTATTGTGGTATTTACTGCCCTTGTATTAGTGCTTGCAGTATTTATCCTATTCGCTAAATCCAAATTAGTTGATTCGGGCGATATTACCATTTCCATCAATGATGACCCAAGCAAAGCAATTACCTTACCAGCAGGTGGGAAATTATTGGGGGCGTTAGCGAGCAAAGGAATCTTCGTTTCTTCTGCTTGCGGTGGCGGCGGCTCTTGCGGTCAATGTTTAGTGAAAGTGAAAAGCGGCGGTGGCGAAATTCTACCAACAGAACTTTCTCACATCACTAAACGTGAAGCGAAAGAAGGCTATCGTCTTGCTTGCCAAGTAAACGTAAAAGGCAGTATGGATGTGGAATTGCCTGAAGAAATTTTCGGTGTGAAAAAATGGGAATGTACTGTTATCTCTAACGATAACAAAGCCACTTTCATCAAAGAGCTTAAATTGCAAATTCCTGAAGGCGAAGAAGTGCCATTCCGTGCAGGTGGTTATATTCAAATTGAAGCCCCTGCTCACGTGGTGAAATACGAAGATTACAAAGAGCTTATCGACAAAGAGTACCACGAAGATTGGGACAAATTTAACCTCTGGCGTTATGTTTCAAAAGTGGACGAGCCAATTGTACGTGCTTACTCAATGGCGTCTTACCCTGAAGAGAAAGGCATCATTATGTTGAACGTACGTATTGCGACGCCACCACCAAATAATCCAAATGTTCCACCAGGTCAAATGTCTTCATATATTTGGTCATTAAAACCAGGGGATAAAGTCACGATTTCTGGTCCATTCGGGGAATTCTTCGCGAAAGATACCGATGCGGAAATGGTCTTCATTGGTGGTGGTGCAGGTATGGCTCCAATGCGTTCACACATTTTCGACCAGCTCAAACGCTTGAAATCAAAACGTAAAATGTCGTTCTGGTATGGTGCTCGTTCAAAACGTGAAATGTTCTATGTTGAAGACTTTGACGGCTTAGCGGCTGAAAATGATAACTTCGTATGGCACGTTGCACTTTCTGATCCGCAACCAGGCGATAACTGGGATGGTTACACAGGCTTTATTCATAACGTGCTTTATGAAAACTACTTGAAAGATCACGAAGCACCGGAAGATTGCGAATACTATATGTGTGGTCCACCAATTATGAACGCATCGGTGATTAAGATGCTCAAAGACTTAGGTGTTGAAGACGAAAATATCTTACTCGATGATTTCGGTGGCTAA
- a CDS encoding NADH:ubiquinone reductase (Na(+)-transporting) subunit E yields the protein MEHYISLFVKSVFIENMALSFFLGMCTFLAVSKKVSTAFGLGIAVIVVLGIAVPANQLVYTHVLKDGALIEGVDLTFLNFITFIGVIAALVQVLEMILDKFFPALYSALGIFLPLITVNCAIFGGVSFMVQREYNFAESVVYGVGAGTGWMLAIVALAGLTEKMKYSDIPAGLRGLGITFITAGLMALGFMSFSGIQL from the coding sequence ATGGAACATTATATTAGTCTATTTGTTAAATCCGTATTTATCGAAAATATGGCACTTTCTTTCTTCCTTGGGATGTGTACATTCCTTGCTGTGTCAAAGAAAGTTTCAACAGCATTTGGCTTAGGTATTGCGGTTATCGTAGTATTAGGCATTGCGGTTCCTGCAAACCAATTAGTTTATACTCACGTTTTAAAAGACGGTGCATTGATTGAAGGTGTTGATTTAACCTTCTTAAACTTCATCACCTTCATTGGCGTGATTGCAGCATTAGTACAAGTGCTTGAGATGATTTTAGATAAATTCTTCCCCGCCCTTTATAGTGCTTTAGGTATCTTCCTACCGCTTATCACCGTAAACTGTGCGATCTTCGGTGGTGTATCTTTCATGGTACAACGTGAATACAACTTCGCAGAGTCTGTGGTGTATGGCGTAGGTGCGGGTACAGGTTGGATGTTAGCGATTGTGGCATTAGCAGGTTTAACAGAAAAAATGAAATACTCTGACATTCCTGCTGGTCTGCGTGGGTTAGGGATTACCTTCATTACCGCAGGCTTAATGGCACTTGGTTTTATGTCTTTCTCAGGCATTCAATTATAA
- a CDS encoding NADH:ubiquinone reductase (Na(+)-transporting) subunit D: MAKANLKKLLLAPIADNNPIALQILGICSALAVTTKLETAVVMGIAVSFVTGFSSLFISCIRNYIPNSIRIIVQMAIIASLVILVDQILRAYAYDLSKQLSVFVGLIITNCIVMGRAEAFAMKSTPLESFVDGIGNGIGYGAILVVVAFLRELIGSGKLFGMTVFQTIQDGGWYQANGLFLLAPSAFFIIGFIIWGLRTWKPEQVEK; the protein is encoded by the coding sequence ATGGCTAAAGCAAATCTTAAAAAGTTATTACTTGCACCAATTGCGGATAATAACCCAATTGCTTTACAGATCTTAGGTATCTGTTCTGCACTTGCGGTTACAACCAAATTGGAAACAGCAGTGGTAATGGGGATTGCAGTAAGTTTCGTAACCGGATTTTCAAGTTTATTTATTTCTTGCATCCGTAACTACATTCCAAACAGCATTCGTATTATCGTGCAAATGGCAATTATTGCGTCATTGGTAATTCTGGTTGACCAGATTTTGCGTGCTTATGCTTATGATCTGTCTAAACAGCTTTCGGTATTCGTTGGTTTAATCATTACTAACTGTATCGTAATGGGGCGTGCAGAAGCCTTTGCAATGAAATCAACTCCGCTTGAAAGTTTCGTTGATGGTATTGGTAACGGTATCGGCTACGGTGCGATCCTTGTGGTTGTTGCTTTCTTACGTGAGTTAATCGGTTCTGGTAAACTCTTCGGTATGACTGTGTTCCAAACTATCCAAGACGGTGGTTGGTATCAAGCAAACGGTCTATTCCTATTAGCACCAAGTGCGTTCTTTATCATCGGCTTCATTATCTGGGGCTTAAGAACCTGGAAACCTGAGCAAGTGGAGAAATAG
- a CDS encoding Na(+)-translocating NADH-quinone reductase subunit C — MAKFNKDSIGGTLTVVVLLSLICSLIVAGAAVLLKPTQEEQKQLDKQKNILSVAGLLMPNTPKGDIKSIYAKNIEPKIVDLATGEYVDSITNFDAKAAAKDPAQSVAIATADDKAGLRTRAKYAEVYLVKNAEGQVSQVVLPIYGTGLWSVMYGFVSVQPDGNTVKGITFYDHGETPGLGGEIENPRWQANFVGKKLQNEQGQSAITIGKGASADKDHGIDALSGATLTSNGVDGTFKYWFGANGFGPYLAKLKAGAN, encoded by the coding sequence ATGGCTAAATTTAATAAAGATAGCATTGGCGGAACACTCACCGTCGTTGTGTTATTAAGTTTAATCTGTTCTTTAATTGTTGCAGGGGCGGCGGTATTACTAAAACCGACCCAAGAAGAACAAAAACAACTTGATAAACAGAAAAACATTCTAAGTGTGGCAGGATTACTAATGCCAAACACACCAAAAGGTGACATCAAATCAATTTATGCCAAAAACATTGAGCCAAAAATTGTGGATTTAGCTACAGGTGAATATGTCGATAGCATTACAAATTTTGATGCAAAAGCAGCAGCGAAAGATCCTGCACAAAGTGTTGCGATTGCAACAGCAGATGATAAAGCGGGCTTACGCACTCGTGCCAAATATGCTGAAGTGTATTTAGTGAAAAATGCGGAAGGTCAAGTAAGCCAAGTCGTATTACCAATTTATGGTACAGGTTTATGGTCTGTGATGTATGGTTTCGTTTCCGTTCAGCCTGATGGTAATACTGTAAAAGGTATCACTTTCTACGATCACGGTGAAACCCCAGGATTAGGTGGTGAAATTGAAAACCCTCGTTGGCAAGCGAATTTCGTTGGTAAGAAATTACAAAACGAACAAGGTCAGTCAGCGATTACCATTGGTAAAGGAGCATCAGCGGATAAAGATCACGGCATCGATGCATTATCTGGTGCAACTTTAACCTCAAATGGGGTGGATGGTACATTCAAATATTGGTTCGGTGCGAACGGTTTCGGTCCATATTTGGCAAAATTAAAAGCGGGGGCTAACTAA
- a CDS encoding NADH:ubiquinone reductase (Na(+)-transporting) subunit B, translating to MALKDLFHKMEPAFQKGGKYEKFYILFEAAYTIFYTPGTVTRKDAHVRDAIDSKRMMLIVWLALFPAMFWGMYNVGNQSIMALAVGDFAQNVANSVAKDWHFAFANGLGILNQDAGVFEKMLLGAIFFLPIYLTVFAVGGFWEVLFAMVRKHEINEGFFVTSILLALIVPPTLPLWQAALATTFGVVVAKEVFGGVGKNFMNPALAGRAFLFFAYPAQISGDLVWTAADGFSGATALSQWASGGQAALKHVATGETITWMDAFLGNLPGSVGEVSTLMLMIGAAIIVFARIASWRIIAGVMIGMAATATLFNLIGSETNAMFAMPWHWHLVLGGFALGMFFMATDPVSAAFTNKGKWWYGILIGVMCVLIRVANPAYPEGMMLAILFANLFAPIFDYLVVQGNIKRRKARNG from the coding sequence GTAACACGCAAAGACGCTCACGTGCGTGATGCGATTGACTCTAAGCGTATGATGTTAATCGTATGGCTTGCGTTATTTCCTGCGATGTTCTGGGGCATGTATAACGTAGGTAACCAGTCAATTATGGCATTAGCTGTTGGTGATTTTGCACAAAACGTGGCGAATAGTGTTGCAAAAGACTGGCACTTTGCATTTGCAAATGGCTTAGGCATTTTAAATCAAGATGCGGGTGTGTTTGAGAAAATGTTATTAGGGGCGATTTTCTTCCTGCCAATCTACTTAACCGTCTTTGCGGTAGGTGGCTTCTGGGAAGTGTTATTTGCTATGGTGCGTAAACACGAAATCAACGAAGGCTTCTTCGTCACCTCTATCCTATTAGCGTTAATCGTGCCGCCAACGTTACCATTATGGCAAGCCGCATTAGCAACGACTTTCGGTGTAGTGGTTGCAAAAGAAGTGTTCGGCGGAGTAGGTAAGAACTTTATGAACCCTGCGTTAGCGGGTCGTGCGTTCTTATTCTTCGCATACCCTGCACAAATTTCAGGTGATTTAGTTTGGACTGCGGCTGACGGCTTCTCAGGTGCAACAGCACTTTCACAATGGGCAAGTGGTGGTCAAGCAGCCTTAAAACACGTTGCAACTGGCGAAACAATCACTTGGATGGACGCTTTCTTAGGTAATCTTCCTGGTTCTGTCGGTGAAGTTTCAACCTTAATGTTGATGATCGGTGCGGCAATTATTGTGTTTGCACGTATTGCTTCTTGGCGAATCATTGCGGGTGTAATGATCGGTATGGCGGCAACCGCAACCTTATTCAACCTAATCGGTTCAGAAACCAATGCGATGTTTGCAATGCCATGGCATTGGCACTTAGTGTTAGGTGGTTTCGCATTAGGTATGTTCTTTATGGCAACCGACCCAGTGTCTGCAGCCTTTACTAATAAAGGTAAATGGTGGTACGGTATTTTAATCGGAGTAATGTGTGTTCTGATTCGTGTTGCAAACCCAGCTTATCCAGAAGGTATGATGTTAGCGATCTTATTTGCTAACTTATTTGCACCAATCTTCGATTATTTAGTGGTTCAAGGTAACATTAAACGTAGGAAGGCACGCAATGGCTAA